The genomic stretch cacatgcataacacattaaatatatataaaaaataattaattacacaattatCTGTAATTTTagtgacgaatcttttaagtctaattaatttatgattgaaaaataattaccaaataaaaacgaaaatactatggtacccaaaaaaaactttttcaccttctcaactaaacaaggcctaactcttCAAGTCGGGATAGGTTGAGTTGAAGTCTCATCGCTCTGATAATTGGTCAAGAGTCAAGACGGCATAAACATACACCCCGATCGATCTGTATGTATGTTCTTCCAATCACCTCATGTACCATGAAATTATCCTCCAGTATTTCTAACCGTACTCAGATGTTTAATAGGACGGAGCAGTATATCCCCTGCAGAATTGACGACTCACACGAGGAAATAGACTAACTGTGGGTCGACGCTCTTGGGAATACGTTTAGCACGAGTGCTAGTCAGCCCACTGCAAGTGGTACTAGTAGCCAAGGACTCCGCCAGGCAGTGCGCGAATGCCATGTAGCTCTGGTAGCCGTTCTCGGCTTTGACTCGTCCACCAGGATTGCCGACGACGTGGTTTGGCACGAGCCCACGGGCGCAGCCGTGCCCGTGCCTGTGGTCGTAGTGCCAGTCTCCGGTTTTCCAGTCGAAGGCGTACAGCGGCAGGAACCGGTGGCCGAAGCTGGCGACGAAGGCAACCGCGTCCAACACGAACTCGGCCTCCTGCGTCGACGTGTAGTACGCGAGGCTGACGCGCGTCCACCCGGGTCGCACCCCGTGGTAGCCCTGCTCCACGGCTGATCTGATGGCTTTGGCGCGCGCTGGACTGATGCCCAGGAGCCGGTGCGCGTAGGGCCCCGCGCACGCGCACCCCGCGCGCGCCTGCACACCGAACAGGTCGTTCAGAAGCTTGGTCACGAACCGGCAGTGCAGCTGCGGCCTACTGCCCCACCCGCCGCCCTCCGCCTCGGGAGGCTCGGTCGCGTCTCGCGGGGCGTACACCACGAAGGAGAGCACCGGGAGCCGCCGAGGCGCGCTCGCGGCATCGTCGTCGGCGCCCTGCAGCAGCCGCAGGTTCGGGTTGGCCTCTGTCCGGGCACGGCGGAGAGCCAGCGTCAGCATGCGGGCCTCCTGCGCCTCGATGCACGCCTCCCCGACCCACTCCTTCACCCGGAACGCCAGCGCCGCCCGGACCTTCTGTATGATCGCCGGTGTTCCCGCGTCCTCGCGCTCCTCGGCGTCTTCGCAGTACACCGTGTCGCCGTAGGCGCTGACGTAGTGCACGGTGCCCCCGCCGCAGGTGGACGGCGCGGTGCCGCGGAGGCGGTACAGCCGCGACGCCATGGCCAGCACCCCCGGGCTCCCCGGCCCGCCGAGGAACTTGTGCGCGCTCAGGAACACGGCGTCGTAGCCGTCGTCGTCCGCGTCGCCGACGTCGCCCGACGACGGACGCATGTCGACGCGCACGTAGGGCGCGCTGCACGCGAAGTCGAAGCAGGCGTAAGCGCCGTGCCGGTGCAGGACCGCCGCCACGGCGCGGGTGTCGGTGCGCAGCCCGGTGACGTTGCTGCACGCGGAGAAGGCGCCGAGCATGGGCCGCCCCGACGGCGCGCGCGCCGCCAGCTCCGCCTCCAGCGCGGCCAGGTCCAGGACGCCGTCGACACGCAGCCCGATCTCCACCACCTCCGCGAGGCTCTCCCGCCAGCTGAGCAGGTTCGAGTGGTGCTCGTAGGGACCCACGAAGACCACCCACCGGTCGGTCGGCGGCAGCGCGGCCAGCACGGCGGCGCGCAGCGTGGGTGGGACGGCCATGCCCGTCACCTCCTGCAGGCGCTTGATGGCCGCGGTGCACCCCGTGCCGCAGAACAGCAGCATGTCCTGCGGCCCGGCGCCCAGGCTGCGCTTCACGTACCGCGCCGCGTCGCCGGCCATCTTGCTCGTGTGCAGGCCCACGTAGCTGTCCGTCGTGTGTGTGTTTCCTGCGCTCCAGCCAATGAGATCGCCGCCGTCCACATACGTATAATTAAGCACCGAGTCGTATTTAGCTGCTCACCATAGAAAGGCAGGACGTTCCGAGCGACGAACTCCTCGACGAAGCGCAGGCAGCGGCCGGACGCCGTGTGGTCCGCGTACGTGATGCGGCGAGTGCCGAACGGGGACGCGAACTCTGCTTCCGAGCCGATGATCTGCGACCTCAGCCACTCCAGTTTCTCGGTCggtgcgtcgtcgtcgtcgttgtccGCCTTGGCCTTATTGTTGACGTCGTCACCATGGCCCAGAACGAGACCATCGAACAGGAGGCCATCGGAatgctctgctgctgctgctgctgctgctggtactGGTACAGGAGATGCAGCGCCAGTAGACACATTATTGGTTGATGATGAAACGAGAAGCGGCATATCCGATTGGTGAATAAATTGTGGTTTAAGCTGACGGTAACCTAATCCGATCGAGTGGTAAGACAAGACAAGAGATGCCGCTGAAGGAAGGATCGTTTGAGCAGGCATATATAGGGAGCTAAAGGGTTGCTGCTCTTTCCGGCCTTCACGTAGAAGTAGAACCAACCCAAACATTTTCCTGTGTGTCCGTGAGCTGTGTGGGGTGCCTGCCGTGCCGTGGGAGACGGGACGAGCAAACCGAGGACTGATCACATACCAAGGGGCCGGCACGTCAATACCGCAGACCGCCAAATGCAAGTGCAGAAGTGCTGCACACCTACACTACACTTGTGATGATCGGCATGGCCACCAGGGTCGCGGTTGCCGGCGAACGAAATTAGGGAAACGGTGCCCGTAGCCCCGCGCGAAACGGTGGGGGGGCGTATCGGTTCGGTGGGCTCGTGGCCTGGATGGCTACCCCTGGGTCTGATTCGAGAGCGGCGGTGCGGCGggctggaggccggccgcgtcACTCCACCAATCAGAGCGAGCAGAACATGTCATTCTGGCAGGTGTGGGTGGGCGGTGGTTTTGTGTCTGCAGTTGGGAACCGGCCCATTGGAAGACTTTCTCTGCTCCGCCgagggagagagagacagaGGGTTGGCGGGCGCAGCGCGGCAGCAGGCAGCATGAGCTCGGCCTGCCCAACGAAACACATGGAGCTAAAGGCCCATCAGGAAGCATGGGCATGGGCCGTCCGAAAGAAAACATTTAGCCCATCTTATACGCAGGACCTGTCGAAACAAACAGTTATCACCACTAGGCACGTCCcccgcccccccccccacccc from Sorghum bicolor cultivar BTx623 chromosome 3, Sorghum_bicolor_NCBIv3, whole genome shotgun sequence encodes the following:
- the LOC8069826 gene encoding uncharacterized protein LOC8069826, whose translation is MPLLVSSSTNNVSTGAASPVPVPAAAAAAAEHSDGLLFDGLVLGHGDDVNNKAKADNDDDDAPTEKLEWLRSQIIGSEAEFASPFGTRRITYADHTASGRCLRFVEEFVARNVLPFYGNTHTTDSYVGLHTSKMAGDAARYVKRSLGAGPQDMLLFCGTGCTAAIKRLQEVTGMAVPPTLRAAVLAALPPTDRWVVFVGPYEHHSNLLSWRESLAEVVEIGLRVDGVLDLAALEAELAARAPSGRPMLGAFSACSNVTGLRTDTRAVAAVLHRHGAYACFDFACSAPYVRVDMRPSSGDVGDADDDGYDAVFLSAHKFLGGPGSPGVLAMASRLYRLRGTAPSTCGGGTVHYVSAYGDTVYCEDAEEREDAGTPAIIQKVRAALAFRVKEWVGEACIEAQEARMLTLALRRARTEANPNLRLLQGADDDAASAPRRLPVLSFVVYAPRDATEPPEAEGGGWGSRPQLHCRFVTKLLNDLFGVQARAGCACAGPYAHRLLGISPARAKAIRSAVEQGYHGVRPGWTRVSLAYYTSTQEAEFVLDAVAFVASFGHRFLPLYAFDWKTGDWHYDHRHGHGCARGLVPNHVVGNPGGRVKAENGYQSYMAFAHCLAESLATSTTCSGLTSTRAKRIPKSVDPQLVYFLV